A window of Leishmania donovani BPK282A1 complete genome, chromosome 35 genomic DNA:
GACGACAGCGAAAAGGTGATCGTGACCCTAACACATCAACTCGAAGATGGGCAACGGTTCCGTGAGCACCCGATCTGTttcacgctgcagctgacgcTCTCTCTGCTGTGGGTGTACACGGTATTCCGCGACATAGATGAAGTCGGTGTCGCGCACGTGCGAGGCACAAAGGATGCTTGCGCCGTTTTGCTCGGTGggtatgtgcgtgtgagtgtgtcgTGTCTCTCCCTTGACGTCACGTTGAGCCTTTACTATTGCATCTGCCCTGTCACCTTCTCCGTTCTAACTGAtgccctttttttctccgccaccatcacccctCTCGCCTGATTGTTCACATGGGGTGTACAACACAGACGCGAGGAGTCAGCTGCTCGCCCTACGTCTCCAGTGCCACTGCCTCACTCTAACATCAAACGATCACAACGAGGCCGGCGAGGCTGTTGCAGAAGTTCACATAAATACGCGcaatacacgcacgcacacagactcATGGCATCGCGTGCCATTGCCAACTTTTCAGCGGACTTTTCGCCGCTCAAGTACGTTGAGCGCGCCGTCAAGAACTCGGACTGCCGAACACCCATCATTTTTGTGCAGCAAGACGGTGACCCGTTCCAGACCGTGTGCTACCTGGCCAAGAAGCGCGACTCTGCCGTTTGGAGTTTTGACGTGGCTCAGCTGCAGAGCATGCAGAACGTTGCGGACTACATCGACGTGGGTATCAACAATGGCGACTGGGTGTACATCACCAATTGCGACCTTGTGAGTGAGTCGTACTTCCGCGATGTTGCGCGCACCCTGTACAAGATTCTCCCCGAGCCGCACCTCTACCCTCGTCGTGAGGTTTTCCGCTGCTTTTTTGGCGTCACTATGCCCTTTGACCTGAACGCGCCGGTGGGTCTGCCCTTTCCTCCATTGTTCATGCACAGCTCCCTCGTGGCAcgccccaccgccacgcaAGGGACGAAGTGGTCGCGTATTATGCCGGCTGAAAAGACCCTCTtttccgctgcggcgctgaaACACCAACAGCGTCGCGAGGTTGGCCGCGAAAGCGACAGTGAGAGCGACCTGGATGAGGGGGACCGCATTTCCGGAGTCATCTTTTACCGCGCCGTGGAACGGAGCCGCGACATTGATCAGTCAACCGTAACGCTAGCGAAGCACGAGATGGTGCAAGCCGTCGAAGCGCAGGATGACCCCGTCATGCGCCGCCTTGTGTCCTCAGGCGAGGTGGACCTGTCCCGCAAACTGAAGGACGGCATGACACCCTTGCAGTATGCCTGCTGCAAACAGCTGACGGGGTCTGTGCGCACCTTGTTGTCTCTAGGTGCTGACCCCAATGCCCCGCGCGAGTCAGACGGTCGCCCTCCGCTGTTCATGTCGATCGACGACATGGAGCTAGCAAAAATGCTCGTCGAAGGCGGGGCGAACCTCTTCTCCAAATTCGAAGGGCACCGCGCCGACACACACCCTGACACCGCCCCTGATGTGGCGGCCTACTTGGATAAGGAGCGCAAATGCATGTAAACAGACGTTGGCAGACGATGTATTTTACCTCCAAGCTGTCATGggcgcctgcgcgcacgtCATTGTTGATCtactttttctttcgctctATGTTTCGTTACGCCCATGTCTCGATGTACAaccacttctctctctgtcttttcaCTCCACGTGATGCTGTTCAGCAGCGCTCGTCTTGGCGGCATGTGCTCCTGATTACCTTCTCTTGCACGCGTGCGCTTACGCGAGGAAGGGAAAGCCAGcatctcttctctctttcttcgccaccgcatccttttttttttcgcttcctTCTGTCTGGATATGTAATGCGCTCGGGTACAGAGGAAGCACACAACAGAGGATCTCATGAAACCGCGGAACGGGAAGAACTTAGTCGCGCAAGTGTGCATTCCTCGGCATACTCCCCATTGTGGTGCTTGTGGTACGGCAAGCATGTCAGGGTTTGTGAGCGTCGCGCCACCACGTTGctccgctccccctcccgccgcCGACTGAGTTGCGTCTTATTTGCTGTTCATgtcttcgttttcctttgtgTTGTCGCGCTAGGTGCGATAAGCGGAGATTGCACGACACACGCCGTGCGACGAACACATAACTTACCGATGGCCTGCCTCTCCTTTCACTCTACCTATCTTCATCACCcgtccaccccctcccctctcccaaCACTTCCCTCTTGgctggcgcacacacgcacacactcacccGCGCAGAGAGACATGAAGTTTTGGGATCACGTTTCTGGCCGTGGTGTGGTGGGGGCAGCGCTTAACTTGTCGGTTACCACCATCGGCGCCGGGGTGCTCGTCATCCCATCGACTTTCCAGGACGGAGGAATTTGCTTTGTGGTGGGCATGCTCGTCCTCGTTGGAGTTATGACGGTGCTCTCCATTGACTACTTGATCCGGTGCATTGATTGTCTTCACCTCAAGTCGTACGAAGACATCTCACGCGAGCTACTGGGCCGGTGGTTCGAGGAGGCAGTGCGGTGGATTCTCATATTTTACAACATCGGCATGGCGGCTGGCTACATCGTCGTCATTGGTGAGATCTTCACCCCAATACTGCCGCTCCTTCAGCCGTATCTGCCCTTCCTGACAGACAGCTCGCACGTGATGATCATGGCGTGGGCTTTCGTaatgctgccgctgtcctGTATCCCGAAAATCACAAAGATGAACTACATCTGCTTCGTCGCCATCACGGCCACCTTTCTCATCTCGGCAATTATCGTGTACCGCTACCTTGTCCCCTACGACGGGAAGCACAACCATGCCAAGGTCACGTATCTGTCAGTGAGTGAGCGCGCGCTCTTGGCTATGCCGGTGATGATGTTCTCGTTTGACTGCCAGTCCCTCGTGTTTCAGATCTACAACAATCTGAGAACGGTCACGCGCGCAAATATGATGAGGGTGGCGTCGCTGAGCGTCAGCATCACTGGCTTGGTGTACCTAGTCGTTGGGCTGTTTGGCTACCTCACCCACACCCCCAACATCACCGGCAACATCCTCGCAAACTACGATCCTTTCAAGGATCACCTCTTCGCATTCGGCGAGGCGGTGTACTCCTTTACAGTGATGGCCGCCTATGTCCTCGTTTTGTTCCCCTGTCGCGATGCCGTGTTCATTTTCTTGTATGGCCACAACACGGCGACGCACGAGCTGGCGCATGCGGCCATCACCACGCGTCAGAATTTAGTTACTAGCATCCTACTATCGGCCTTGAGCATCTTTCTGGCCATGCAAGTCACAGGtatcgtcgtcgtcatcgcgcTTCTCGGAGgtctctgcagcagcacgatcTGCTTCTCCTACCCGGCAGCGTTTCGCATCATGCTCCACATCAGGGGCCTGGACCGCTGCAAGCCGATGGAGCTTGTCACCGCCATCAGCATGCTCGTCTTTGGCGTGTTGGGCGGTAGTCTCGGCACTTTCATCGCCATTCGGGTATGACGACAGAGGGaggcgcaaaaaaaaagagggctTTAACGAGTGGatgccgcctctctctgtgtctctctgcTTGGCGCCGCTCTACCTGTTCAAAGGGAAGCGGGGAGTCTCACGAAGAGTATGCGAGGACTCGTACATGTAGCGTGGCAGCAACGGGCATGAGTGGGCaaatggggggggggtgacaAGGGAGACGGTGTTTATTCCCTTTTCTGTCGGTGACTCCTCCTCTCATTGTATCACGTCTGATCTCCACTTCTGCTCGCAGCCTGCCAAAGCCCCGTCTTGACTgttgcgcacacgcgcgacaTAAGACAGCTGCATGTGCATCTAGTAATAATGCTTTTCTCTTTGCTGTTTCACTAAATGACATGGATAACGTCGCAACGGAATTGATAATCGTCCTCCTGGGTGtacgcatgtgtgcgtggttGTATGCAGAAGAGCGCGCGAGCTTCGCGGCCCTCTCCACACTGTATCTTGTTGTTTGGCGTCGTCTTTCTGCTGCTGGGGTCTGCTTTCAATGGAACAATCTCCTTTGATAAACTTAACACTTCTCACGTGCTGTAGATGGAAAAATGCTCTGGGGCGTGTGTTGAGGGCGGTGGTGTGTGTATTGTGTATGTTGTTTTATCGCTAGAAAAAGGAACGTTGGCCTTGAGCACAGTGCCTCGACGAaagagggtgggggtgagAAACGCTGCCGGTGAGTGTATGTGTCGTATCAGTGTTCATTTGCCCTGCGCCCTTCATCATCCTTCAGTGCTTTTTTTATTGTTCTTCTGCTCGTTATGCGAGGTCCACCGGCGGCTCCTGCCCGGGACTCACCGAAATACACTGTGAGAGGGTGTCAAagccctccccccatccgATGCACGGCAGGAGAGCACTGCTGAGCATCCGCAATCAgagcgtcgctgccggccgCGTTCCTGCTATATGCAAAGAGGGACTCATCGTGCCCCTCCAGGAGCAGCACAGACCCAACGATAATACCGCGCCCTACCTCCCTGTGACGCTGACAAGCAATTTGTGCAAGCTGCTCAAACGACCGACCTCGCGACGTGTGCAGGACCATCTGGAAGGCAGGCTCCAGCCGCCGCAGTCTGGCTTCCATCCCCACTACTCCACTAGAGGTCTCCCTAGGCTTGCTCCCGCACGAAGTACCCCCGCACCAGTCGGGTACCGAGATTGGCGCAGCGCTTGTGGGCTCTGCTTTCGTGCGTTCGACTTGGCACCTCACGGCAgtgaagaagcgcagcgtAGCGCCGTAACTTACTCGCTGGATCATGGATTTCTGAGACGGCGGTCCTGTCTGCGTTCGCCTCCGCGAGAAGAGACCAGAGATATCCCGCTTTACACGCCGAGTCCCACAGGAGTGTGCTCGAggccctcttctctccaccGCTGTAGTCGACTCGCTGGGTATGGGGCTCCGCAAGACCGGCGAACTGCACTACGGCTTCTGTGCTGATGANNNNNNNNNNNNNNNNNNNNNNNNNNNNNNNNNNNNNNNNNNNNNNNNNNNNNNNNNNNNNNNNNNNNNNNNNNNNNNNNNNNNNNNNNNNNNNNNNNNAACACGGGAAGTTCTCGTTCAGATACCCAGCGATGTTGCATCCGGTCCTCACGCTCCTAGAACGGCTCCCGAATCGTACAACCCAGTGCGGTAACAAACAGAACGACTAAACCAGACTTGAGCTACTCTGCTGGATGGGCGCGACAACAAATACTTGATCTGCGCAAGCGATACGGACACCTCGATGCAGCACACCACAAACGCATAGTCGGGGGCGTTGCGCTGGTGCTCCACGAGTCCATCTACGActgggccgccgccaccacagtGCGAACTGTTCACGACGCGGCCAAGCTCACTGTCCATTTCCGGGAGGGACACGGCTCGttgcacgcgcgtgcccgGAGGAGGATCGCTGCCCCTTCCGCCTTCCCGGCGTAGACCTCCAACCCATGCGCGACACTGGCCGGCACGTTGCAGGAGCCATCAAAGTAGCCAGGGCTCGGCTTGCCAGGCGTAGGGCGGTGTGCTCGCGCGAGCGGGGTCCGTCAGAGGGTCTGCTCTGCCCTttcggcgtggcgctgctcgcacggcggctgctttgcggtgccgccgcgcggcgggACGGTGCCAGCGCCAACGGCAGGAGGGCCGTTGACACCACCTTCGTGCCCAAagcggccgcggccaccgtgGGTAGGCGAATGGCGCGCAGACGGCCGAGACCCGTCTCAGCCCGGCGCCGGCCGCGCGGCGCACATGCGGGGTAGGGGCGGCGTAGGACAGGAAGGGCCCGTTGGCCGCACGTccatgccgccgctgtgggGCGGTTCACCCTGGGCGGCCAGGGTTTGGTTGTGGTGCCACAGCGGCAGGTGAGCCGCGGTCGTGCATGCGAATGTGCGCTGGGGGCAGCGGATTTGGGCGTTGTACAAAGAAGCGTTCATTTTTCGGTTTGTTTTTCGATACCGCCGTGGTAGGTATAGTGGACGTTTTGTAGTGGAATGCGAATTCGAAGGGTGCGCATGGGCAAggcacaagaaaaaagaaaaacgttAAGGCGACTGtgcgcgccccctcctcttttcaGGCTTTTGTTTGCGTGCTCAGGAATGCTTCATTGGTGTTTTGTGAAATCTACGCATGCGGTAGAAAAAAAGTACCACTGCCACTCGCCTTTTTCGTCtgttcgctgccgcctccaaAGCTTGTCTTCGGGTACCGATGGGGGATTCATGTCTACAGGAGGGCGTCGAGCTTCCGACGCAGTGAAGAGCCTCGCGATGTTCATCCGCGGCTTGCTGGAAAGGGCACCCTTTCTTCTTCGCTTTACCGAGGATGAAGGCGAGGCCTACTGGCAATAAGAAAGGATGGGACAGCGATGAgcagaaaagagaaaagcgTGTTGTTTGCGACGGTGAACACTACCTGAGGAAGCTTGACGGATGACGATACGGCGCTTGTTCTCCCTCGGCGACACGCACAGACTCACGGAAGTGAGAAATGGGGTGTGtgtaggggaggggagccATGAAACACAAATCAACAATACGGAACAGCGAAGGAAAACACTTCGCTCCCGTCTACTCCCGGCGTGCgcttttttgtgtgcgcaCCAGCGAAGAAAAATATATATGTACAATCCGGAAAAGGGTGGCTAATTCACCGAGACGCAACGAGAAGAAAAAGCTAAAAGTATTGTGGCTAAGTGCCCTTTCTGGTTCggcctcccttccctcctcttcctcgtttTCACTGAAGCCATATGGCTACGTGTGTCCGCAGCAGAAGGAGGTGAGCTGGTCACTCGATGTGACGATCGATCTGGAGTCGCGTGGTGACTTGTTCGTGTGTGGATGCTTGtgctattttttttttgacaCTCCTTTCGCATCCCACTCCGCTGTTGATAGTCTCTCTTATCTTCGCGGCCTACCCTCTTACTGTGACTTCGTCTTGACTTTTTCCCTTTCCATTCTCTTCGAAGATTTCTCTTTTTGTGTTCTCGGCCCGCTTCgttcgcgcgtgtgctctTCGCCGCGCTGTGATGGCAAGCggggtgagggagaaggagcgaTGTCAGCACAGCGGAGCCCGTAcaccccccacacacccaccgTCAGTCGTGAGAAGGCCGAAAGTGAAAAAAAAcgctctcttccttcacAGCTCTTTCACagtttcttttccttctttactctctctgcgtgcgtgtgcgttgatGGGCAATGATGCGGATATCTTTTGTTGGTTTGCTTTTTTGCTTTTGCTGCTCCCGtcaccttctctttctctctcccgctctccctccaccgATCGCGCACCCAgacaagagagaaagagacgagAAGGAGTAAAACAAGACACCGAAACAAGATAGAATGCACTCTGCGCTAGCGTCGCCGGTGCGTGTTCCCCCCTCTTTGCCTTACGCTCTATATCTCCAAGCGCTCTGCCACGTGTACTCGTAAGACGCCCTTTTTCGATTCGACGTTACgccgtctttttttttttggctgcGTAGcagctgttttttttttttttgattaTTTATGTGATtgtcttctcttcccccAAAAAGCCCTCTTGGTTTTCCTCCGCATCCTCTATCTTCTGCCTCATTACGTCCCTTGACGGTAGGTTTGCATTCATGTCCCTCTTCACACTCTGCCGGCCGACCCCTTcaaccccccctccctccctaccTCTTTCTCTGACATATTCTGCTCTTTTATCTGTCAGGCGGAGCCccgaaaaggaaagaaaagagcagGAAAAGCGGCACACGAATATATCACTGCAGGCAGGCTTGACGGTGGGGCGCAGTGCTCTAGCACTCTTACGCGGCAGTGAGGCGGTGGGACGGGATCAAAAGAAGACATACAGAGCTTCCGAGGGCAAGCATGAGACGAGAGAAACGAAAggatgtatgtgtgtatgtgtgtgtgtgtgctccaGGGCACGCTGTGTCACTCTCATCTTCATCGCACTTTTTGCTTGACTGCGTCTTCAATGGAAAAGAGGAAGCAAGAAAGCGAGAAGACGGCTGACGAGTCAACTCTCgatgttctttttttttacttaCCTGGCTTCGTGTTGATCACTCTCCATTCCTTCCTCCGTGCATGTGAACTCTTACGGCAGTGTTTACGCGTATGTCTCCGTGTGTAAGTGTGTACACGCAGATGCATCTTGGgtttgctgtgtgtgtgtttccttTGTTCACTTTTGgttcttgtctctctctctctttatgtttttcctttttttctttggctCCCGTTGCTGGATGTGCCACTGCACATACAAGAAcaacaagcgaaaaaaaaaagatacaTGAACGGCGCTCTCTGCCCAGAAAATAGCACCGGGGGCAGAGACGCCCCCACTCCAtctcatacacacacacgcacttcCCTTTACGCGACAGCCAactcgctccttctctcctcttttgtttgcgctgctgcctcttcgGGTTTTCCCGTTCTCCCCTCCGCTTTTTTGatgtttctctctcttttctaCCTCGCTTTTGTTTACACGTTTTGCATTAGCCCACTCCTTTTGCCGCCTCGAAGACAAAGCATGTTTGGACCGCGTCTTGCACGCTTCCTGTGACTTCTCCACAACAACCAAACCACTCACAACTCTGTACCGCCGACGCACGCGTGGAGCTCGTGAAACCGAAAGGCGCTCTGGCGAGCGTACAAGTGAAGCCTACTCGGCCCTACGGACGTCTGTGGCGCAGCATGGAGAGTTATCTCGCGCGATGCCATTGCTTTCATGCGACCAGCGATCCGGCGTGAGACTTGCACAACTGGCAGCGTGCCAGTCTCATGCAGTCGTGTCGCGCTGCCACGGGACAGTTACGGCCTCAACTTTGCCGCTTTCCGTCTGTGGCTCTCTGCACTACCTCTTCCTCAGCCGTCACTCTTCTgttttctcgctctctccttttccctttctgtGTTCGTGGTTATTATTATTTACCCTTTCCCAAAACTTATGACTCCACCGCTCCTTGCATCCTGCGATCCCATCCCTACACACCCACAGAAACCGACGCAACCGCTATGTATTATGCGAACCATACCGGAATAGCATCGAGAGGCCTGAAATACAGATTGAATTCTCGCGTCTTTCCCAGTACGTGCCTACACGCGCCttcttgttttgtttctgcgctctgtctctctctctctctgcctcttaCAATAGTTGCCTTCTTTGTATTTCTTCCACCTAGCCTCCCCGACATCGtcgcgctctctctgcctcttcgtTCACCAACATCCACGGAGCTCACGCTTCTACGTTGGTTTCAGCACTCTACACTGAGAGCGCCAAAGTATTATCTTCCTTCAGCTCGGCTTTCTTCGCTTCACCCGTCTCTCCTACTGTCttgcgcgacgctgctgctgggagCTTGGGGAGGGGCCGAGCTTGCGAGTGAGCCGCGTGACAGGTGGCACAGATACAACGATCGTACTCGCCGTTTGCTTTCCACCAATGCTGTTCTCTCTTTGCTctcgcgcacctctctctttttctctgcttctttttgtgtgaGGTGTTCCGCAGTGTTGGTGACTCTTTCTGTTTCCTCCGTTTTCGTGTCTTCCACCTCTCTTCAGTGGCGTGCGCAGTGGGGGCGCGCGATGCAGAAGTATCAAATCTTAGGCAAGAAGGGTGAGGGCACCTTCAGCGAGGTGCTTCGTGCGCAGGACATCAAGACGCAGCAATATGTAGCAATTAAGTGCATGAAGAAGGCTTTCAAGTCCAAGGAGCAGGTGAACCGGCTGCGTGAGATTCAAGCGGTCCGGCGCCTACAGCCGCACCCGAACATTGTTGACCTGGTGGAGGTGCTCTTTGACCGTAGCACTGGCCGCCTCGCGCTTGTCTTGGAGTTGATGGATATGAGTCTCTACGAGCTCATCAAAGGGAGGAAGCAGTACCTGGgcgaggagaaggtgcggTCGTACATGTATCAGCTGCTGAAGGGGCTCGACCACGCTCACCGCATCGGTGTCTTCCACCGCGATATTAAGCCGGAGAACCTTCTCATCGACGCCGAGGGTCATCTCAAGATTGCCGACTTCGGCTCGTGCAAAGGCGTCTACTCGAAGTTGCCGCTCACAGAGTACATCTCCACGCGGTGGTACCGCGCCCCCGAGTGTCTGCTGACAGATGGTTACTACAACTACAAGATGGACTTGTGGAGCGCGGGGTGCGTCTTCTTCGAGATCatcgccctcttccccctctttcctgGCAGCAACGAGCTGGACCAGGTCCACCGCATTCACAATGTCTTGGGCACTCCACCGACCGAGATTCTCGACCGCTTGAAAAAGTTCGGCACGCATATGGACTACGACTTCCCCAAAAAGCAAGGCACCGGActcgcgaagctgctgccacACGTCTCCGCGGATGCCTTAGACTTGATGAAGAAGCTGCTCACATAtgacgaggagcagcgctgcacggcgAAGGAGGCACTACGGCACGCGTACTTTAGCAAGCTGCGCGAAGCTGACAAGAAGAGCCACCGCCCTAagcacagcgccagcatCAGCAGACCGACTACTGTCACGGACGATGCGCACGCCTCGATGGGTCTCGGCAGCAGCCCTCGCAAAACCACCAACGGGATGCCCTCGCTGAACGGCACGCTGACGGCAAGCCGCAAGCTACCGGTGATTGACGGGAAGTCGCCGACGAAGTCCAGCACGCTGGTCTCCAACCAAAGCACGCTGCACCAAGTGCACGGAGCGGTGGCGACGTCCGCCTCGGGTGAGGATCTGGTCGCGCGAAGCCTACCAAAGCTGATATAGCAGAGTTCACTGAAGGCACTGCCGTGTGTACGCTTGCCGTTGCCGGTgcacttttttttgtcgtggGAGGGGTGCCCAGGTATATATGCCCATGCCTGCACTTCGTTTTGACGTCTTGCTTTCGTCCCTTCTCCTAACTCTGGCGCCCACGCGCATGAGCAGGCGATTTTGCGCTTCCACCATGTCGGCTTCCTCCTCATGCTCCGCAGTTCTCTTCGTTGCTCTATGTCACCAGTTCAGTCATCGACAAGAGGTTAGGTGGCGGCTCACGTCTGGTGAATGTATCTCATGTGCCGGTACCATGTTGTGCTGAGAAAGTCGTTTTCCTGAAGGAAACGAGCTGGTGGACGGCCGTTAATGGCCCGAGAAAAAtcgacgcggtggcgctgggtGCCCGCGCGAGTGAGGCTAGCACAGATACACTCATCTTTGGACCTTGAGGAAGGGGCGGGGAcggagaagaggtgcgcgGAGGGGCAAGTGATCGTGGGAGTGCTGTTGTCCGCTCCTTGCACTTAGACTGTGTTTCGTTGGTCAGTGGTTGGCCTGCGCATGGTAgagttctttttttttttggagggGGGACCGTGGCTGCCGTGCGGTGCCCTCCTCTTGGAATCTGTAGCGAAGTGTAagacggcacacgcgcgggaaacggctgcggctgtggcaaGACGGCTTCGTGGTTTTCAACGTCTGATAGCTGAGGGaagaagacaaaaaaaaaagacgggTCGTCTTTTGCTGTGACTGCAGCGATGTTCGGCCCCTTGGAGACCTTCCTTCGTTGTTGCGTGTGGGTGTTCCTTCTTCCGATCGCGTCTTGTCTCTCGCGCCCGTCGCGCAGTGCGCAGTACGCCTTTCCTTCCCGAGCGCCTCTCTGTTGTTGCCCTTCCCGATGTCGTCCCGCTTTGGCGCCGTGGGTGGCACATCTTTTTTGAACGACGCCTG
This region includes:
- a CDS encoding amino acid permease, putative, translated to MKFWDHVSGRGVVGAALNLSVTTIGAGVLVIPSTFQDGGICFVVGMLVLVGVMTVLSIDYLIRCIDCLHLKSYEDISRELLGRWFEEAVRWILIFYNIGMAAGYIVVIGEIFTPILPLLQPYLPFLTDSSHVMIMAWAFVMLPLSCIPKITKMNYICFVAITATFLISAIIVYRYLVPYDGKHNHAKVTYLSVSERALLAMPVMMFSFDCQSLVFQIYNNLRTVTRANMMRVASLSVSITGLVYLVVGLFGYLTHTPNITGNILANYDPFKDHLFAFGEAVYSFTVMAAYVLVLFPCRDAVFIFLYGHNTATHELAHAAITTRQNLVTSILLSALSIFLAMQVTGIVVVIALLGGLCSSTICFSYPAAFRIMLHIRGLDRCKPMELVTAISMLVFGVLGGSLGTFIAIRV
- a CDS encoding protein kinase, putative; this encodes MQKYQILGKKGEGTFSEVLRAQDIKTQQYVAIKCMKKAFKSKEQVNRLREIQAVRRLQPHPNIVDLVEVLFDRSTGRLALVLELMDMSLYELIKGRKQYLGEEKVRSYMYQLLKGLDHAHRIGVFHRDIKPENLLIDAEGHLKIADFGSCKGVYSKLPLTEYISTRWYRAPECLLTDGYYNYKMDLWSAGCVFFEIIALFPLFPGSNELDQVHRIHNVLGTPPTEILDRLKKFGTHMDYDFPKKQGTGLAKLLPHVSADALDLMKKLLTYDEEQRCTAKEALRHAYFSKLREADKKSHRPKHSASISRPTTVTDDAHASMGLGSSPRKTTNGMPSLNGTLTASRKLPVIDGKSPTKSSTLVSNQSTLHQVHGAVATSASGEDLVARSLPKLI